A DNA window from Streptomyces parvus contains the following coding sequences:
- a CDS encoding YncE family protein, translating to MAHRKVYLAVGRTHTRIYRFDPIDGDTRAVENVRPYEAGYTAMGAQYRGDDKEPLLLAVSRNKLITIDVAAGTLKEQVIDGLSDGPWFDGDMDPDGKTLFAVSNPGTPSYAIDVAAGKATPRNAPGGGRWDDFAYHPKDGRLYSVEGDNGDLLLVDPARQPMKTVLKQGVFPPAQASSAAGSRKAYSATFFDQDGNFYAVDSAGNVNRLDLTTATIPDHSQRIGRGRVPVGNLEIMNGAGRITPLPVAPSYDEITVTKKFNRTWENSEPRGRVYSFDLTLTAIGKESGTAEDVRKFRISFDLPTVKSAKAEASGVEVIAQDGKAYLSSLGDQFLAAGTSRPITVLITVPGDPARLPQEYPLDGLRATRLPSH from the coding sequence ATGGCTCACCGCAAGGTGTATCTCGCCGTGGGCAGGACCCACACCCGGATCTACCGCTTCGACCCCATCGATGGTGACACCCGTGCCGTCGAGAACGTGCGGCCCTACGAGGCGGGCTACACCGCTATGGGGGCGCAGTACCGCGGCGACGACAAAGAGCCCTTGTTGCTGGCGGTGAGCCGCAACAAGCTCATCACCATCGACGTGGCGGCCGGCACCCTCAAGGAGCAGGTCATCGACGGGCTGTCCGACGGGCCCTGGTTCGACGGCGACATGGACCCCGACGGCAAGACCCTCTTCGCCGTCAGCAATCCCGGCACACCCAGCTATGCCATCGATGTGGCAGCCGGGAAGGCCACACCCCGCAACGCACCGGGAGGCGGCCGGTGGGACGACTTCGCCTACCACCCCAAGGACGGGCGGCTGTACTCGGTGGAGGGCGACAACGGCGACCTGCTGCTCGTCGACCCGGCCCGGCAGCCCATGAAGACCGTCCTCAAGCAGGGTGTCTTCCCGCCCGCGCAAGCCAGCAGCGCGGCAGGCTCCCGCAAGGCGTACTCGGCCACCTTCTTCGACCAGGACGGCAACTTCTACGCCGTCGACTCCGCCGGCAACGTCAACCGCCTCGACCTGACCACGGCGACGATCCCCGACCACTCGCAGCGCATTGGACGGGGCAGGGTGCCCGTCGGCAACCTGGAGATCATGAACGGCGCCGGGCGCATCACCCCTCTGCCCGTTGCGCCCAGTTACGACGAGATCACCGTGACGAAGAAGTTCAACCGGACATGGGAGAACAGCGAGCCCCGGGGCCGGGTCTACAGCTTCGACCTCACGCTCACCGCCATCGGCAAGGAAAGCGGCACGGCGGAGGACGTCAGGAAGTTCCGCATCTCCTTCGACCTGCCGACGGTCAAGAGCGCGAAAGCCGAAGCCTCCGGCGTGGAGGTCATCGCCCAGGACGGCAAGGCATACCTGAGCTCGTTGGGCGACCAGTTCCTCGCCGCGGGCACGTCCCGGCCGATCACCGTGCTGATCACCGTGCCGGGCGACCCGGCTCGCCTGCCCCAGGAGTACCCCCTCGACGGCCTCAGGGCCACCCGCCTGCCCAGTCACTGA
- the uppS gene encoding polyprenyl diphosphate synthase: MPRHVACVMDGNGRWAQRRSLPRTAGHQAAEATVIDVIEAARGAGVEWLSLYAFSTENWNRPGSEVDYLMHLVRRVVRKHAPLLLARGIRCRFLGVADSRIPRELDRDFDDLATLTAENRGMTLTVAFDHGGRRDIVEAARSLIRSGTPADEVTERLFADHLPFPDTPDVDLVIRTSGEQRISNFMLWQVAYAEWVFPEVLWPDFRAPDFLACLHTYRRRDRRFGGVPPRTNGDPA; this comes from the coding sequence GTGCCGCGGCACGTGGCCTGTGTCATGGACGGCAACGGCCGCTGGGCTCAGCGGCGTTCGCTTCCGCGCACGGCGGGCCACCAGGCTGCGGAGGCCACCGTCATCGACGTCATCGAGGCGGCCCGGGGTGCCGGCGTGGAGTGGCTCAGCCTGTACGCCTTCTCCACCGAGAACTGGAACCGGCCGGGCAGCGAGGTCGACTACCTGATGCACCTCGTTCGCCGGGTTGTGCGCAAGCACGCGCCGCTGTTGCTCGCCCGGGGCATCCGCTGCCGCTTCCTGGGGGTCGCCGACTCGCGCATTCCTCGTGAACTGGACCGGGATTTCGACGACCTGGCGACGCTGACCGCCGAGAACCGGGGGATGACGCTGACCGTCGCCTTCGATCACGGTGGGCGTCGGGACATCGTCGAGGCCGCGAGGTCTCTGATCCGCAGCGGGACGCCGGCTGACGAGGTGACCGAGCGGCTTTTCGCGGATCATCTGCCGTTTCCCGACACCCCCGACGTGGACCTGGTCATCCGCACCTCCGGCGAGCAGCGCATCTCCAATTTCATGCTCTGGCAGGTCGCCTACGCCGAGTGGGTCTTCCCCGAGGTGCTCTGGCCGGACTTCCGGGCCCCTGACTTCCTCGCCTGCCTGCACACCTACCGGCGCCGCGATCGCCGTTTCGGCGGCGTGCCGCCCCGGACGAACGGAGACCCAGCATGA
- a CDS encoding oxygenase MpaB family protein, translated as MTTGTARTADEAPLFGPESQFSTFFDDPRWALAMIRATVLEAAHPQIGAALVDNSTFVAHPWRRLRNTFLSMRRMFGTDPAVREREAARLNRLHARMSGSDSRGRAYDAMDRATRAWVVATLFESAVTMCRLSGQPLDQDTMAQMYAEYRAFLAALDGDAGELPEDVNDFWRYFDRVVENELENTEAARVILYRLFDHLPAPALLDGAPTLWAAGRAVAGPLLGAITVASLPEPYRRRAGLPEMPGAPTVMQGAYLAAGLTRFLPEGWINAESIIEALSLSPDSDDPRARTVTALTARMKRASALLRLLTPLSGEAEPVPTGSAGSGEGRRSAEEFFRKVLDQTGDGHLDWPDLAAMARELSTRLDLDEPEETRLYDAFAAWWRELQAALDTDGDGRVSADEYAAAVPSLAGPALIRVAEVLFDATDKDHSGTIDADEYRTLFRTAFHRDLTTTDGTYGRSAFVGDFLSFMSGRRTSTPYDPLLADA; from the coding sequence ATGACCACCGGAACCGCCCGAACGGCCGACGAGGCTCCCCTGTTCGGTCCGGAATCGCAGTTCAGTACCTTCTTCGACGACCCGCGCTGGGCACTGGCCATGATCCGGGCCACCGTGCTGGAGGCCGCTCACCCGCAGATCGGCGCCGCTCTCGTCGACAACTCCACTTTCGTCGCCCACCCCTGGCGTCGGCTGCGCAACACCTTCCTCAGCATGCGGCGCATGTTCGGCACCGACCCGGCCGTCCGCGAACGGGAAGCTGCCCGGCTCAACCGGCTGCACGCCCGCATGAGCGGCTCCGACTCCCGCGGCCGCGCGTACGACGCGATGGACCGCGCGACCCGGGCCTGGGTGGTCGCCACCCTCTTCGAGAGCGCCGTCACCATGTGCCGGCTGAGCGGCCAGCCGCTCGACCAGGACACGATGGCGCAGATGTACGCCGAGTACCGCGCGTTCCTCGCCGCGCTCGACGGTGATGCCGGTGAACTCCCCGAGGACGTGAACGACTTCTGGCGGTATTTCGACCGGGTCGTCGAGAACGAGCTGGAGAACACCGAGGCGGCCCGCGTCATCCTCTACCGGCTCTTCGACCACCTGCCCGCCCCCGCACTCCTCGATGGCGCGCCGACGCTGTGGGCGGCAGGCCGGGCCGTCGCCGGACCCCTTCTCGGTGCGATCACCGTCGCCTCGCTCCCCGAGCCATACCGGCGCCGGGCCGGCCTGCCGGAGATGCCCGGCGCCCCCACCGTCATGCAGGGCGCCTACCTCGCCGCCGGACTCACCCGCTTCCTGCCCGAGGGCTGGATCAACGCCGAAAGCATCATCGAAGCCCTCTCCCTCTCGCCCGACAGCGACGACCCCCGCGCCCGGACCGTTACCGCCCTGACCGCCCGCATGAAGCGGGCGTCGGCCCTGCTCCGCCTCCTCACACCGCTGAGCGGCGAGGCCGAGCCGGTCCCGACTGGTTCGGCGGGCTCAGGGGAGGGCCGACGCTCGGCGGAGGAATTCTTCCGCAAGGTGCTCGACCAGACCGGCGACGGGCACCTCGACTGGCCCGACCTCGCCGCCATGGCCCGCGAACTCTCCACCCGTCTCGACCTCGACGAACCCGAGGAGACCCGGCTCTACGACGCGTTCGCCGCCTGGTGGCGGGAGCTTCAGGCCGCCCTCGACACCGACGGCGACGGCCGCGTCAGCGCCGACGAGTACGCCGCCGCCGTCCCCTCCCTCGCCGGGCCCGCCCTTATCCGCGTCGCCGAGGTCCTTTTCGACGCCACCGACAAGGACCACAGCGGAACCATCGACGCCGACGAGTACCGGACCCTGTTCCGCACCGCCTTCCACCGCGACCTCACCACCACCGACGGCACCTACGGCAGGAGCGCCTTCGTGGGCGACTTCCTCTCCTTCATGTCCGGTCGCCGCACAAGCACCCCGTACGACCCCCTCCTCGCCGACGCCTGA
- a CDS encoding helix-turn-helix transcriptional regulator, translated as MLRIHFTSEDLTRVRVAPGPDFLWEITNSVQTLQRTDGERVFGAWRRWALPRLPESRRLLSPLLPPRGYSPDFLTPTSGDRTTLGAAVDTLLGTPRPRLRAELTRLAGTRRLPGWAASLAEGDPDALARLGKALHAYQAEALVPHWRHVRAALEADRALRTRHLMDGGTEALLAGLGPDVQWRPPVLEVTYPVDQHLRLNGRGLVLQPSFFCWPAPTTLADGDLPPVLVHPIHHAADWADSAEPATGGRSPLGRLLGQTRADLLRAARTGCSTVEAARMLQVTHPAVSQHMNVLRAAGLTTTVRTAGRAFHVATAEGRALLASEDRRTGRGVGVNPRP; from the coding sequence ATGCTGCGGATCCACTTCACCTCCGAGGACCTGACGCGGGTCAGGGTGGCCCCGGGGCCGGACTTCCTGTGGGAGATCACCAACAGCGTCCAGACCCTGCAACGGACGGACGGGGAGCGGGTGTTCGGTGCCTGGCGGCGCTGGGCGCTGCCGCGGCTCCCGGAGAGCCGCCGACTGCTCTCGCCGCTTCTGCCGCCCCGTGGGTACTCCCCCGACTTCCTCACCCCCACTTCCGGCGACCGCACCACGCTCGGGGCAGCCGTCGACACCCTGCTCGGCACGCCCCGGCCGAGGCTGCGGGCGGAGCTGACCCGGCTGGCCGGGACGAGGCGGCTGCCCGGCTGGGCCGCCTCCCTGGCCGAGGGCGACCCGGACGCGCTCGCACGGCTGGGCAAGGCGCTCCACGCCTACCAGGCGGAGGCGCTCGTACCGCACTGGCGGCATGTCCGCGCGGCACTGGAGGCGGACCGGGCGCTGCGGACACGGCATCTCATGGACGGCGGCACCGAGGCGCTGCTGGCCGGCCTCGGGCCCGACGTCCAATGGCGGCCGCCCGTGCTGGAGGTCACCTACCCGGTCGACCAGCACCTGCGGCTGAACGGGCGGGGCCTGGTGCTCCAACCGTCGTTCTTCTGCTGGCCCGCCCCGACCACCCTGGCGGACGGTGACCTACCGCCCGTCCTGGTGCATCCGATCCACCACGCGGCCGACTGGGCGGACAGCGCGGAACCGGCGACGGGCGGCCGGAGCCCCCTCGGCCGCCTCCTCGGGCAGACCCGCGCCGATCTGCTGCGGGCCGCCCGCACCGGATGCTCGACCGTGGAGGCGGCCCGGATGCTCCAGGTGACCCACCCGGCCGTGAGCCAGCACATGAACGTCCTGCGCGCGGCGGGGCTGACCACCACCGTCCGCACGGCGGGCCGCGCCTTTCACGTCGCAACCGCCGAGGGGCGCGCCCTCCTGGCCTCGGAGGACCGCCGGACGGGACGCGGAGTCGGCGTCAACCCACGCCCGTAA